One genomic window of Leptospira perdikensis includes the following:
- the rpoN gene encoding RNA polymerase factor sigma-54, with protein MKLGASLSQRQTQKLVMTQDLRQSIELLSLSTLELSDKIQNELLENPLLDEVGVDEKTKMPELFSIDEVKRLEKLNHEKSTDVNWQDSYSLEGPRSYDTEASDRNQKYIESSTRGETLEEHLLNQLRLIKLTKLEFEIGEVLISMIDDKGFITDDLSVVSKEMGYPESKLRRVLQVVNELDPIGIGAKDMQETLLIQGKILFPDNILLHQLIGEFLSDLEKVDYKKIAKNLKITEEEILSLARLIKKLEPYPATTYQGRKIDYVVADVVVKEVGNEFNIFINDEWLPKLSIQEEYRELLNHKLPPKEKEYFQTKYSSAQWLIRSIQQRRQTLQRVVSCIIDFQVDFFRGGIGFIKPLTLKEVAEKLNLHESTISRITTNKYIQTTWGIFELKWFFSSGVKSAEGGKESSKKIHEMIRNLVKDEDENNPLSDQDIVELMEKKGIEIARRTVAKYRKVLRILPSNERKRISSLKG; from the coding sequence ATGAAACTCGGGGCTTCACTTTCACAACGCCAAACGCAGAAATTAGTGATGACCCAGGACTTACGTCAGTCCATCGAATTATTATCTTTATCTACTTTAGAACTTTCAGATAAAATCCAAAACGAACTTTTGGAAAACCCACTTTTAGATGAAGTAGGTGTGGATGAAAAAACAAAGATGCCGGAACTGTTCTCTATCGACGAAGTAAAACGATTAGAGAAATTGAATCATGAAAAAAGTACAGATGTTAATTGGCAAGATTCATATTCATTAGAAGGCCCAAGGTCTTACGATACCGAAGCTAGTGATAGAAACCAAAAATATATAGAATCATCGACTCGTGGCGAAACTTTAGAGGAACACCTATTAAACCAACTTAGACTGATCAAACTAACTAAGTTAGAGTTCGAAATTGGGGAAGTCCTTATCAGCATGATTGACGATAAAGGATTTATTACCGATGATTTGTCTGTCGTTTCAAAAGAAATGGGATATCCAGAATCGAAACTGAGACGGGTTTTGCAAGTGGTGAATGAGTTGGATCCTATTGGGATTGGCGCCAAGGATATGCAAGAGACCCTTCTGATTCAGGGTAAAATCCTTTTTCCTGACAATATACTTTTACATCAGTTGATCGGCGAATTTTTGTCGGATTTAGAAAAGGTAGATTATAAAAAAATCGCCAAAAATCTTAAGATCACTGAAGAGGAGATTTTAAGTTTAGCAAGGTTAATTAAAAAATTAGAACCTTATCCTGCGACAACTTACCAAGGAAGAAAAATTGATTATGTCGTAGCTGATGTCGTTGTTAAAGAAGTTGGGAACGAGTTTAATATTTTTATTAATGATGAGTGGTTACCTAAACTTTCGATCCAAGAAGAATATAGAGAACTTTTAAACCATAAACTTCCCCCGAAAGAGAAGGAATATTTTCAAACTAAATATAGCTCTGCACAGTGGCTCATTCGCTCCATCCAACAACGAAGACAAACCTTACAACGTGTGGTGAGTTGTATCATTGATTTTCAGGTAGATTTTTTTCGAGGAGGGATTGGGTTTATCAAACCTTTAACCCTAAAAGAAGTTGCAGAGAAATTAAATCTTCATGAATCTACAATTTCTCGCATAACTACAAATAAATACATTCAAACCACTTGGGGAATTTTTGAATTAAAGTGGTTTTTTTCTTCTGGGGTAAAATCCGCAGAAGGTGGAAAAGAAAGTTCCAAAAAAATTCATGAAATGATTCGAAATTTGGTAAAAGACGAAGATGAAAACAATCCTTTGTCTGACCAAGATATCGTTGAACTCATGGAGAAAAAAGGAATTGAAATTGCCCGTCGGACAGTTGCAAAGTATAGAAAGGTTTTAAGAATCCTTCCTTCCAACGAAAGGAAACGGATTAGTTCTCTAAAGGGGTAA
- the lptC gene encoding LPS export ABC transporter periplasmic protein LptC, with the protein MMRRLLSIFFFLAIVSCKDKEYLRIEAEKESGSMVSMRNFSRSSYKESGELEWKLKGAESYIFPKENKTIVYGFEFKQLEKGNVTSAMTGDRGEINHSTKTVVLSGKVRLKTNDGKYIESESLTYNLDEKTLSSEDDVLVYSDGTTIRGKGLRADKSLNKFTIIQPKAVTVGGSNPLKEKP; encoded by the coding sequence ATGATGCGAAGGTTACTTAGTATTTTCTTTTTCTTAGCAATTGTTAGTTGCAAAGATAAGGAATACCTTCGCATCGAAGCAGAAAAAGAATCAGGTTCGATGGTTTCCATGAGAAATTTTTCCCGTTCATCTTATAAAGAATCTGGGGAACTAGAGTGGAAATTGAAAGGTGCGGAATCTTATATATTTCCCAAAGAAAACAAAACTATTGTTTACGGTTTTGAATTCAAACAACTGGAAAAAGGGAATGTAACTTCTGCTATGACGGGAGATCGAGGGGAAATCAACCATTCCACAAAGACAGTGGTTCTTAGCGGAAAAGTTAGATTAAAAACAAACGACGGCAAATACATCGAATCGGAATCATTAACATACAATTTAGATGAAAAAACCTTATCCTCAGAAGATGATGTTCTTGTATATTCGGATGGAACCACGATTCGAGGAAAAGGGCTTCGGGCCGATAAAAGTTTGAACAAATTCACTATCATCCAGCCAAAAGCAGTGACTGTGGGGGGAAGTAACCCGCTGAAGGAAAAACCATGA
- the lptB gene encoding LPS export ABC transporter ATP-binding protein codes for MENLVKIYNKRKVVDGVSFYIQKGEIVGLLGPNGAGKTTSFYMSVGFVTPDEGHVFIDNEDMTKAPMHIRARMGVGYLAQEASIFRKLTVAENLEAILETMNLPGDEIIRRRDALLMELQIMRVANQKGYTLSGGERRRCEIARALVTNPDFILLDEPFAGVDPIAVKDIQNVIQSLKDRGLGILITDHNVRETLKITDRAYIMYSGRILISGTADDLVSDPETRRIYLGEDFKL; via the coding sequence ATGGAGAATTTAGTTAAAATCTATAACAAACGTAAGGTTGTTGATGGTGTTAGTTTTTATATTCAAAAAGGTGAAATTGTTGGCCTTTTAGGTCCCAACGGTGCTGGGAAAACAACTAGTTTTTATATGAGTGTCGGATTTGTGACACCTGACGAAGGTCATGTGTTTATCGATAATGAAGATATGACTAAAGCCCCCATGCACATTAGAGCTCGGATGGGAGTTGGGTATTTAGCCCAAGAAGCAAGTATCTTTCGTAAATTAACCGTTGCCGAGAACTTAGAAGCCATTTTAGAAACAATGAATCTTCCAGGTGACGAGATCATTCGGCGACGTGATGCCCTTTTAATGGAATTACAGATCATGCGTGTTGCCAACCAAAAAGGATATACACTTTCAGGGGGAGAGAGACGGCGCTGTGAAATTGCAAGAGCCCTTGTTACCAATCCCGACTTTATCCTTTTGGATGAACCGTTCGCCGGTGTCGATCCCATTGCGGTAAAGGACATTCAGAACGTAATCCAATCCTTAAAGGATAGAGGTCTTGGAATTTTGATTACCGACCACAATGTAAGAGAGACATTAAAAATTACTGATAGGGCCTATATTATGTATAGCGGTCGAATTCTTATTTCTGGAACCGCAGATGATTTGGTAAGCGATCCAGAAACAAGGCGAATTTATCTTGGTGAGGATTTTAAACTATAA
- a CDS encoding HPr family phosphocarrier protein — protein MKQIQLKIREDSSGLHARPASLFVKVAASFPCEIFVVKDDIEVNGKSIMGLMMLALGPGSIFFVKADGKREEEALLALEALVGRNFEANAT, from the coding sequence TTGAAACAAATCCAATTAAAGATTAGAGAAGACAGCAGTGGACTACATGCAAGGCCTGCCTCCTTATTTGTAAAGGTAGCGGCAAGTTTCCCTTGTGAAATTTTTGTTGTCAAAGATGACATCGAAGTGAATGGAAAATCAATTATGGGTCTTATGATGTTAGCACTTGGACCAGGATCAATATTTTTCGTCAAAGCCGATGGAAAACGAGAGGAGGAGGCGCTTCTCGCTTTAGAAGCTTTGGTTGGCCGTAATTTTGAAGCCAATGCCACTTAA
- the hprK gene encoding HPr(Ser) kinase/phosphatase, producing MPVPGITVDTILRDHEDLQLILVTGEAGLSNRINNAEINRPGLSLTGFFDFFANDRIQILGKGEWAYLNSLSEEKLHEITDKFFEFHLNCIIYTHGNEPQIPFVERAKSKGIPLFKTEIATHRFITLISQILDRALAPRTMRHGVLIEVFGIGTLLTGRSGVGKSETALELIERGHRLVADDMVEIRRLSESYLIGSCSDLLRHHMEIRGLGILNIKDLFGVGSVRDHKLIELIINLKEWEEQTSGEYERTGIEQSMEEILGVSVPYIEIPVKPGRNIPIIVETAAMNQRLRKMGKNSAKEFSNKLNTYIQQSSIETNPIKD from the coding sequence ATGCCAGTTCCTGGAATCACAGTAGACACAATTTTAAGAGATCACGAAGATCTCCAATTGATTTTGGTCACCGGTGAAGCCGGACTTTCCAATCGTATTAACAATGCAGAGATCAATCGTCCAGGTCTTTCTCTTACTGGTTTTTTTGATTTTTTTGCCAATGACCGCATTCAAATTTTAGGTAAAGGTGAATGGGCATATCTCAATTCTCTTTCCGAAGAAAAGTTACACGAAATCACTGATAAATTTTTTGAGTTTCATTTGAATTGTATCATCTATACACATGGGAACGAACCACAAATTCCCTTTGTAGAAAGAGCTAAATCAAAAGGAATTCCACTTTTTAAAACAGAAATTGCAACACATAGATTTATCACTCTTATTTCCCAAATTTTAGATAGAGCTTTGGCTCCAAGAACTATGCGTCATGGGGTTCTTATTGAAGTTTTTGGAATAGGAACTTTACTTACAGGGAGATCTGGTGTTGGTAAAAGTGAAACAGCACTAGAGCTCATTGAAAGAGGTCATAGACTTGTTGCAGATGATATGGTAGAGATTCGCCGCCTGAGTGAAAGTTATTTGATTGGATCTTGTTCCGACTTACTCCGTCATCACATGGAAATTCGTGGGCTCGGAATTTTAAACATTAAAGATCTGTTTGGTGTTGGGTCAGTGAGAGACCATAAACTGATCGAACTCATTATCAATTTAAAAGAATGGGAAGAACAAACTTCCGGTGAATATGAAAGAACAGGAATTGAACAAAGTATGGAAGAAATTCTTGGAGTTTCGGTTCCCTATATTGAAATTCCTGTCAAACCAGGAAGGAATATTCCTATCATTGTGGAAACCGCTGCGATGAACCAAAGATTACGTAAAATGGGAAAAAATAGCGCAAAAGAATTTTCGAATAAACTAAATACCTATATCCAGCAGAGTTCCATTGAAACAAATCCAATTAAAGATTAG
- a CDS encoding LIC_11548 family sensor histidine kinase produces MPLKFLKILPRLSDENRYYLRDIFIFFLTLGISIGFSELVFFRQEEDISFFSKLDTYVFILIPFFILSLILSYVYRNRRNRETGKIRSSIRYRLTLAFLFVALVPSLPIFILSSNLTGRLIEGFYRVDISNALRSANLIIQNEEKEIESEFIEKVSILRSRLNGLKPDGYTVFQKGVENGLFEKNEYYLGFVDSGKLSFESRGLYHTIERIDFLESHHPGIFLGRLYLNDRSYILCKFFLEKNTEVYVGQRIHQGMEADVQNIVNATSTYEKVSLWKEKIPFSVRITIASFSFAMFLIAILFSFLFARRISRPIINLANATKKVSLGESDIRLEKTEEGEMGILIDSFNQMVSDLDAKSEELMHTQRIAAWKEVAQRMAHEIKNPLTPIQLSAQRIQRKFQNPKSENLESVIFDATETIIGQVRVLEHLVKEFSEFARMPVPVLINQKLNPILEEAVALFKDTTDIEFELKLAEGLPEVFLDKRLFLGVVNNLIKNAVEAILTAENPKEELDILSLKRKKIRIMSKLQKKALRKSIVIEIDDSGPGLKEEWKEKVFEPYFSTKEKHGSGIGLAIVQKTIIDHHGHISVENSKLGGCKFRIELPLDNH; encoded by the coding sequence ATGCCACTTAAATTTTTAAAAATCCTTCCTCGTTTATCTGATGAAAACAGATATTATTTGCGGGATATTTTTATCTTTTTTCTCACATTAGGTATCTCTATTGGCTTTTCCGAACTTGTCTTTTTTAGACAAGAGGAAGACATTTCTTTCTTTTCGAAACTGGACACTTATGTATTTATCCTCATTCCATTTTTTATCCTCTCTTTAATTTTAAGTTATGTATATCGCAACCGGCGTAACCGCGAAACAGGAAAAATTCGTAGTTCTATTCGTTATCGACTAACGCTTGCTTTTTTGTTTGTCGCATTAGTTCCTTCTTTGCCAATTTTTATTCTCTCTTCTAATCTTACAGGTAGACTCATCGAAGGTTTCTATCGAGTGGATATTTCTAATGCTCTTAGATCAGCAAATCTAATTATACAGAATGAAGAAAAAGAAATTGAATCAGAGTTTATCGAAAAAGTTAGTATTTTAAGATCTAGGTTAAATGGGTTGAAACCCGACGGATATACCGTATTTCAAAAAGGCGTTGAAAATGGTCTTTTTGAAAAAAATGAATATTATTTAGGATTTGTGGACTCGGGAAAACTAAGTTTTGAATCTAGAGGACTCTATCATACAATAGAACGAATCGATTTTTTAGAATCACACCATCCAGGTATTTTTCTGGGAAGATTATATCTTAATGATCGGTCGTACATCCTTTGTAAATTTTTTTTAGAGAAAAACACCGAAGTTTATGTGGGACAAAGAATACATCAGGGAATGGAAGCAGATGTTCAAAATATTGTGAACGCTACTTCTACGTATGAGAAAGTCAGTTTATGGAAAGAAAAAATTCCTTTTAGCGTAAGGATAACCATAGCCTCATTTTCCTTTGCTATGTTTCTCATTGCTATTTTGTTTTCCTTTTTATTTGCTCGTAGAATTTCAAGACCAATCATTAATTTAGCAAATGCAACTAAGAAAGTTTCTCTTGGTGAATCTGATATTCGATTGGAAAAAACAGAAGAGGGGGAGATGGGGATACTGATTGATAGTTTCAATCAAATGGTGAGTGATTTGGACGCTAAGTCAGAAGAACTGATGCATACACAAAGAATTGCTGCCTGGAAAGAAGTTGCACAGCGTATGGCACACGAAATTAAAAATCCCCTAACACCCATTCAGTTGTCTGCTCAGAGAATCCAACGTAAATTTCAAAATCCTAAATCGGAGAATTTGGAATCTGTTATTTTTGATGCTACAGAAACGATTATCGGACAGGTTCGCGTTCTGGAACATTTGGTAAAAGAGTTTAGTGAATTTGCTCGAATGCCGGTACCGGTTCTTATCAATCAAAAATTGAATCCAATTTTGGAAGAGGCAGTTGCCCTTTTTAAAGACACAACTGATATTGAATTTGAATTGAAGTTAGCTGAAGGTTTACCTGAAGTTTTTTTGGACAAACGTTTGTTTTTGGGTGTTGTTAATAATTTAATTAAAAATGCTGTGGAAGCCATTTTAACTGCTGAAAATCCCAAAGAAGAACTCGATATTTTGAGTCTCAAACGGAAAAAAATTCGAATTATGTCCAAATTGCAGAAGAAGGCATTACGTAAATCCATTGTTATCGAAATTGATGATTCTGGCCCTGGTTTGAAAGAAGAATGGAAAGAAAAAGTATTTGAACCATATTTTTCAACTAAGGAAAAACATGGATCAGGAATTGGACTAGCGATAGTTCAGAAAACTATCATCGATCACCACGGACATATTTCTGTGGAGAATTCGAAGTTAGGTGGTTGCAAATTTAGAATTGAACTTCCTTTGGATAATCATTAA
- a CDS encoding sigma-54-dependent transcriptional regulator, whose translation MQKLIYILDDETEIRKSLRVILEDEDYSVEDFANGKALLKALSKERPSLVLLDVWVGKEDGLTILGECKKLYPGLPIVMISGHGTIELAVNATKKGAVDFLEKPLSIEKVIQTIESSLEKSKDTEIPEFQLEVDEILGESSSIKRLKFAIFQAAQTNARVFLFGENGTGKELTARAIHQNSKRKKEPYIEFNCAEYPEDILEQELFGLENFGNNEAHETKIGKWEAAHNGTLFLDEVCDLSPGLQSKVLKAILEQKLDRVNGKENIPVDVRVIAATNSNVDEAIREGRFREDLYYALSVIPLELPPLRERNQDIPLLAEYYLKKSIAENNLTPKTIDREGLDALTTHFWPGNVRELGNILERLSILVPGDTIRAKDVKEALHGFKKANEMVARGDLKHAKEEFERQYIIKTLQICEGNVTRTSKALGIERTHLYRKLRSLNISMEQLNEG comes from the coding sequence ATGCAAAAGTTAATCTATATTTTAGATGATGAAACAGAAATTCGAAAATCTCTACGAGTGATTTTAGAGGATGAAGATTATTCTGTAGAAGATTTTGCAAACGGAAAGGCACTACTCAAAGCTCTCTCAAAAGAGAGACCGTCTCTTGTTTTATTGGACGTTTGGGTTGGTAAAGAAGACGGACTGACTATATTGGGGGAATGTAAAAAACTTTACCCAGGTTTGCCGATTGTGATGATTTCGGGGCACGGTACGATTGAACTTGCGGTCAATGCTACAAAAAAAGGAGCTGTTGACTTTTTAGAAAAACCACTTTCAATAGAGAAAGTCATTCAAACCATCGAATCCTCTCTAGAAAAATCTAAGGATACAGAAATTCCTGAATTTCAATTAGAGGTAGATGAAATTTTGGGTGAGTCTTCTTCCATTAAAAGACTTAAGTTTGCAATTTTTCAAGCGGCACAGACCAATGCTCGGGTGTTTTTATTCGGTGAAAATGGAACAGGTAAAGAATTAACGGCAAGGGCTATCCATCAAAATTCAAAAAGAAAAAAAGAACCATACATTGAGTTTAATTGTGCTGAATATCCGGAAGATATCTTAGAACAAGAGTTATTTGGGCTAGAAAACTTTGGAAACAATGAAGCTCATGAAACTAAAATTGGGAAATGGGAAGCGGCCCATAATGGAACCTTATTTTTAGATGAAGTCTGTGATTTAAGTCCCGGTTTACAATCCAAAGTATTAAAAGCCATTCTCGAGCAAAAATTAGACAGGGTAAATGGGAAAGAAAATATACCGGTTGATGTTCGAGTGATTGCGGCAACTAATTCCAATGTGGACGAAGCCATCAGGGAAGGTCGGTTTCGGGAAGATTTATATTATGCGTTGAGTGTCATTCCCCTGGAGCTCCCTCCACTTCGGGAAAGAAACCAAGACATTCCTTTACTCGCTGAATATTATTTAAAAAAATCCATTGCTGAGAACAACCTTACACCCAAAACAATTGATCGGGAAGGTTTGGATGCACTCACCACTCATTTTTGGCCAGGGAATGTTAGGGAACTCGGAAATATTTTGGAACGCCTCAGTATTCTAGTTCCAGGAGATACCATCCGAGCCAAGGATGTAAAGGAAGCCTTACATGGATTCAAAAAAGCCAATGAAATGGTCGCTCGTGGGGATTTGAAACATGCTAAAGAAGAGTTTGAACGCCAATACATCATCAAAACTTTACAGATTTGCGAAGGCAACGTGACACGAACCTCTAAAGCGTTGGGGATCGAACGTACACATTTATATAGAAAACTAAGGTCTTTGAATATTTCTATGGAACAATTGAACGAAGGTTAG
- a CDS encoding LptA/OstA family protein — MKKQILFFVFVVSILRANPSPIPVLYGSEDFLKKENSVFSPEKKKDKHDKIPVLWGGSSLTQEERIINGIPMKVYILGGGAYIMHKTIKLSAREIEIIGEDALVGNLKGQVIVEDFQNGVTLTAAKGIYNKMAGTVSLENNPVLVQKKDGKVVKIHCQSIVRYLEEAKTTLAGKVVVTSDEFQVFGEDAIFSEKEDRIDLAGEPFLFSENRFLIGKTLSYFVKEGSIQLDGDATIYQVSYENKKDKEKDTTTKERVVTLFTGKTLTHQNKGKETVTSMNGDAFMYRKTSEFKANLLESRRNNKDIKATGNVSYLDRENGYRMEGGLLSYDKEKGYSYLTENPRIVFLDKKELNERGQLTAVFLERFDERFETVARGDVQVETQTANATGEFATYYEKRDELVLEGNPTLVKDNTKVSAGKIILFPKSDRAYLTDGLKVIPNGEKK; from the coding sequence ATGAAAAAACAAATTCTTTTTTTTGTATTTGTTGTTTCCATCCTTCGTGCAAATCCATCGCCTATACCTGTGTTATATGGCTCGGAAGATTTTTTGAAAAAAGAAAATTCCGTTTTTTCTCCTGAGAAAAAAAAAGATAAACATGATAAAATCCCTGTACTTTGGGGAGGAAGTAGCTTAACCCAAGAAGAACGTATCATCAATGGAATTCCGATGAAGGTATATATTTTAGGTGGAGGGGCATATATCATGCATAAAACCATCAAACTCAGTGCCAGGGAAATTGAAATCATTGGTGAAGATGCCCTTGTTGGGAATTTGAAGGGTCAAGTCATCGTGGAAGACTTTCAAAATGGAGTTACTTTAACTGCCGCTAAAGGAATTTATAATAAAATGGCCGGAACTGTAAGTTTAGAAAACAATCCGGTACTTGTTCAAAAGAAGGATGGTAAGGTTGTTAAGATTCATTGCCAATCCATTGTTCGTTATCTGGAAGAGGCAAAAACAACATTGGCTGGAAAGGTTGTTGTCACTTCCGACGAATTTCAAGTGTTTGGCGAGGATGCTATTTTTTCAGAAAAAGAAGATCGGATTGATCTAGCAGGAGAACCATTTTTATTTTCCGAAAATCGTTTTTTAATTGGTAAAACACTTAGTTATTTTGTGAAGGAAGGTAGCATTCAGTTGGATGGAGATGCTACTATCTACCAAGTATCTTACGAAAATAAAAAAGACAAAGAAAAAGATACTACAACCAAAGAACGTGTGGTGACTTTGTTTACTGGAAAAACTTTGACTCACCAAAACAAAGGAAAGGAAACCGTTACTTCCATGAATGGAGATGCTTTTATGTACAGAAAAACTTCTGAATTTAAAGCAAATCTTTTGGAAAGTCGTCGTAATAATAAAGATATTAAAGCAACCGGTAACGTAAGTTATTTGGATCGCGAAAATGGGTATCGTATGGAGGGTGGACTTTTGTCTTATGATAAAGAAAAAGGTTATTCTTATCTGACAGAAAACCCCCGGATCGTTTTTTTAGATAAAAAGGAATTGAACGAACGAGGACAACTCACAGCAGTTTTTTTGGAGCGATTTGATGAACGTTTCGAAACTGTCGCTCGGGGTGATGTTCAAGTGGAAACCCAGACTGCCAACGCAACTGGTGAATTTGCAACTTATTATGAAAAGCGAGATGAATTGGTTTTAGAAGGGAATCCGACCCTTGTAAAAGATAACACCAAAGTATCAGCAGGGAAAATCATTCTTTTCCCTAAATCGGACAGAGCCTATCTGACAGATGGACTTAAGGTAATACCGAATGGCGAAAAAAAGTAA
- the priA gene encoding replication restart helicase PriA encodes MIQFAEVALNLSWESRTLTYEIPQEIKSLPRGVRVLVPLNGKEWEGVVIEIHSNEPNYETLSILKQIDLEPVLTEEQLELAHWMADTYLSSLGEALFLMVPKGKKRKQEKSTPVQIQSDLLHPLNGSQKKALDEINANGNFNTHLLYGITGSGKTEVYLHLMAEILRKPKGSVIFLVPEISLTYPTITRIERIFPGQVAVLHSHLRTSEKFQNYLDLKEGKKRICIGTRSAVFAPLSDISLIILDEEHDGSYKEHGSPRYHARQVALQRILKNNGKLLLGSATPSLEIYYLAKAGQIGYSELKERANPHATLPTVEITEKKEDSELLSGDLQFKVADRLKKEEQTIILLNRRGYNPFIYSTATKEFIHCPKCTATLCYHSDKTVRCHLCGYKSTLQNLKQIHGDDLDLFGAGTQKLEEYLLSHFPKARIERLDQDSSKNKEVTRDVLEKLGEGNLDILTGTQMIAKGLDYANVTLVGILNANHGLGVPDFRSSERTYSLISQVAGRAGRGEKKGEVLIQSNDPEHPVLKMAMEQNYLAFFEWELVFRRDLFYPPFSRLARLVFRSKYEEIANKQSVVYSELLKENMDASITLLGPSQCPFYKIDNNFRYHILLKSKSITTLRNLLRETKTKFKADSKCYIEYDLDPLELV; translated from the coding sequence ATGATCCAATTTGCGGAAGTGGCCCTCAATCTATCTTGGGAAAGTCGAACTCTCACTTACGAAATTCCACAAGAAATAAAAAGTTTGCCAAGGGGAGTCCGCGTCCTTGTTCCTTTAAATGGAAAAGAATGGGAAGGGGTGGTAATCGAGATTCACTCGAATGAACCGAACTATGAAACGCTTTCCATTTTAAAACAAATTGATTTAGAACCGGTTCTTACCGAAGAACAATTGGAACTAGCACACTGGATGGCGGATACCTACTTATCCTCACTTGGGGAAGCCTTGTTTTTAATGGTTCCCAAAGGGAAAAAACGAAAACAGGAAAAATCGACTCCCGTTCAAATTCAATCGGATCTATTACATCCGTTAAATGGTTCGCAGAAAAAAGCCTTGGATGAAATTAATGCGAACGGAAATTTCAACACTCATTTGTTATACGGAATTACGGGAAGTGGGAAAACGGAAGTGTATCTGCATCTGATGGCAGAGATATTACGTAAACCCAAAGGATCCGTGATTTTTCTTGTCCCTGAAATTTCACTGACCTATCCCACCATCACAAGGATTGAAAGAATTTTTCCTGGCCAAGTGGCGGTACTACATTCGCATTTAAGAACTTCAGAAAAGTTCCAAAACTATTTGGATTTAAAAGAAGGAAAAAAACGAATTTGTATTGGGACTCGTTCCGCTGTATTTGCACCTTTGTCTGACATAAGTTTAATCATTTTAGATGAAGAACATGATGGTTCTTACAAAGAACATGGCTCTCCGAGATACCATGCTCGGCAAGTTGCCTTACAAAGAATCTTAAAAAACAACGGCAAGTTGTTGTTAGGTTCTGCAACTCCAAGCCTTGAAATTTATTATTTAGCAAAAGCGGGTCAAATTGGATATTCCGAACTAAAGGAAAGAGCCAATCCTCATGCCACTTTGCCTACTGTGGAAATTACAGAGAAAAAAGAAGATAGTGAACTTCTTTCGGGGGACTTACAATTTAAAGTGGCAGATCGGTTGAAAAAAGAAGAACAAACGATCATTCTTCTCAATCGTAGGGGTTATAACCCATTTATTTATTCTACTGCCACAAAAGAATTCATCCATTGTCCGAAATGTACGGCAACGCTTTGTTACCATTCTGACAAAACGGTTCGGTGCCATCTTTGTGGGTATAAATCTACCTTACAAAATTTAAAACAAATTCACGGAGATGATTTGGATTTGTTTGGAGCTGGGACTCAAAAATTGGAAGAGTATTTACTTTCTCATTTTCCGAAAGCAAGGATCGAACGATTAGACCAAGACAGTTCCAAAAATAAAGAAGTCACTCGTGACGTACTTGAAAAGTTAGGGGAAGGGAATTTAGACATCCTTACTGGAACCCAAATGATTGCAAAGGGACTTGATTATGCGAATGTCACTCTTGTTGGAATTTTAAATGCTAACCATGGTTTGGGTGTTCCTGATTTTCGCAGTAGCGAAAGAACTTATTCTCTCATTTCGCAAGTTGCGGGAAGGGCAGGACGGGGTGAGAAAAAAGGGGAGGTGCTCATCCAATCCAATGATCCCGAACATCCTGTTCTCAAGATGGCCATGGAACAAAATTATCTTGCTTTTTTTGAATGGGAACTTGTTTTTAGAAGGGATTTGTTCTATCCACCTTTTTCTCGTTTGGCGAGGCTTGTTTTTCGGTCAAAGTATGAAGAAATTGCAAACAAACAATCTGTTGTTTATTCTGAACTTTTAAAGGAAAATATGGATGCATCCATCACACTTCTTGGACCAAGCCAATGTCCTTTTTATAAGATTGATAATAACTTTAGATACCATATTCTCTTAAAATCAAAATCCATCACCACACTTCGCAATCTTTTACGCGAAACCAAAACCAAATTTAAAGCAGATTCCAAATGTTATATTGAATATGATTTGGATCCTCTGGAACTTGTTTAA